One Oscillospiraceae bacterium genomic region harbors:
- a CDS encoding AAA family ATPase — MQEEKTTSKSSFLKWFGPLIQALRDLGGSATPAEVRNKIIENEHLTQDQINEKRGKTKVNKFDNEVAFARTYLVSAGYIDKSIHGIWTLTGAGKMVEMTDALATDIFKTVAKDNRRKKTNKDALSDNDVDTVHYWLYAPGPGAEKWEECQQNGVMLLGWGEIGDLSEYGSKAEMKRKMQQAYDNESSYTNSAHATWQFVHEMKIGDVVFVKKGTSEILGRGIVESDYMYDSTRQDAYKNVREVRWIDKGDWTIDRQSVQKTLTDITSYGELVQKIKAFFEADELDVEEEAPTDLPEYTREDFLKEVYLTENEYDRLTGLLRRKKNVILQGAPGVGKTFIAKRLAYSMMGVKDSERVMMVQFHQSYSYEDFIMGYRPTETGFELRKGTFYNFCKKAEVDDENDYFFIIDEINRGNISKIFGELFMLIEPDKREQSLQLLYADEKFKVPENVYIIGMMNTADRSLAMLDYALRRRFAFYDIRPGFEAAGFKKYQESLNNDKLNKLITCVKELNVKIVADSSLGEGFCIGHSYFCGLEQDKVNDQLLREIVEYELIPLLKEYWFDEGSKVKEWSEKLRGAIQ; from the coding sequence ATGCAAGAAGAGAAAACGACATCGAAATCTTCCTTCCTGAAATGGTTTGGACCTTTGATTCAGGCGCTTCGGGATCTTGGAGGCTCGGCAACACCAGCCGAAGTGAGAAATAAAATTATTGAAAATGAACACCTTACCCAAGACCAAATCAATGAGAAAAGGGGGAAAACAAAAGTAAACAAATTTGACAATGAGGTCGCTTTTGCCAGAACTTACTTGGTATCTGCTGGATATATCGACAAAAGCATCCATGGTATATGGACCTTGACGGGTGCGGGGAAAATGGTTGAAATGACAGATGCGTTGGCCACTGATATTTTCAAAACGGTTGCCAAGGACAACCGCAGAAAAAAGACGAACAAAGATGCTCTTTCGGATAATGACGTAGATACAGTACATTACTGGCTGTATGCACCAGGCCCTGGCGCTGAAAAATGGGAAGAGTGCCAACAGAATGGTGTAATGCTATTGGGCTGGGGTGAGATCGGCGATTTGAGCGAGTATGGTTCAAAAGCCGAAATGAAGCGGAAGATGCAGCAAGCGTATGACAATGAAAGCAGCTACACAAATTCCGCACATGCTACCTGGCAGTTTGTTCATGAAATGAAGATCGGTGATGTGGTTTTCGTAAAGAAAGGTACCAGCGAGATTCTGGGCAGAGGCATCGTTGAATCTGATTATATGTATGATTCTACCCGCCAGGATGCGTACAAAAATGTACGTGAGGTAAGATGGATCGATAAAGGCGATTGGACGATCGATCGTCAATCTGTGCAGAAAACCCTGACGGATATTACGTCTTATGGTGAATTGGTGCAGAAAATCAAAGCGTTTTTTGAAGCGGATGAACTGGACGTAGAAGAAGAGGCACCGACGGACCTTCCAGAATATACCCGCGAAGATTTTCTGAAAGAGGTCTATTTAACAGAAAACGAATATGACCGCCTGACAGGTCTTTTGCGCCGCAAAAAGAATGTGATCCTACAGGGTGCTCCAGGCGTTGGCAAAACTTTTATTGCAAAGCGGCTGGCCTATTCGATGATGGGCGTTAAGGATAGTGAACGGGTCATGATGGTGCAATTCCACCAGAGCTATTCTTACGAAGATTTTATCATGGGATACCGCCCGACCGAAACAGGGTTTGAACTGCGGAAAGGCACCTTTTACAATTTCTGCAAAAAGGCAGAAGTTGACGATGAGAATGATTATTTCTTTATTATTGATGAAATCAACCGCGGCAATATCAGCAAGATATTTGGCGAGCTGTTTATGTTGATCGAGCCGGATAAACGTGAACAATCCCTGCAATTGCTGTATGCAGATGAAAAATTTAAGGTCCCCGAAAATGTTTATATCATTGGCATGATGAACACAGCGGACCGCAGTCTGGCTATGCTGGACTATGCCCTGCGAAGAAGATTTGCTTTTTATGATATAAGGCCCGGGTTTGAGGCGGCAGGCTTTAAAAAATACCAGGAATCTTTAAACAATGACAAGCTAAACAAGCTGATTACCTGTGTGAAAGAACTGAACGTAAAAATTGTGGCGGATTCTTCGTTGGGGGAGGGGTTCTGCATTGGGCATAGTTATTTCTGCGGCCTAGAGCAGGACAAAGTGAACGACCAGCTGTTGCGTGAAATTGTAGAATATGAGCTGATCCCTCTGCTGAAAGAATACTGGTTTGATGAAGGTAGCAAAGTAAAAGAGTGGAGCGAAAAACTGCGGGGTGCAATTCAGTGA
- the mcrC gene encoding 5-methylcytosine-specific restriction endonuclease system specificity protein McrC — MIPIQNIYHMLAYAFQILNEQGYKDLATEPFENTAELLAAILEKGVTLQLKRGLNREYLPKTEALSSLRGRIDIPESIKQQTMRRKQMVCTYDDFSVNSMLNRIIKSTVLLLLRSDISSQRKKQLRKLMVLFGEVDPINLYTVNWNVQYNRNNQTYRMMISVCYLVVKGLLQTNADGSTCLMDFLDEQRMSRLYEKFLLEYYRTEFTELEVNASQVAWQLDNGFNEMLPTMQTDVTLQRDSTVLILDAKYYAHTTQIRFDTHTIHSHNLYQIFTYVKNKEYEMRGKPHTVSGMLLYAKTDEQIQPDHTYQMSGNQISVKTLDLNCPFDEIKDQLNIIVQEHFGVSKH, encoded by the coding sequence GTGATACCGATACAAAATATCTATCACATGCTGGCCTACGCGTTTCAGATCCTGAACGAGCAGGGGTACAAAGATCTTGCCACGGAACCTTTTGAAAACACTGCGGAACTGCTGGCGGCGATTCTGGAAAAAGGTGTTACCTTACAGCTTAAGAGGGGCTTGAACCGGGAATACCTTCCGAAAACGGAAGCATTATCCTCTCTGCGGGGCAGAATCGATATTCCAGAGTCGATCAAACAGCAAACCATGCGCAGAAAACAGATGGTTTGCACCTATGATGACTTTTCGGTCAATAGTATGCTGAACCGTATCATCAAATCTACGGTGCTATTACTACTGCGCTCAGATATTTCGTCACAGCGCAAAAAGCAACTGCGAAAGCTCATGGTTTTGTTCGGCGAGGTTGACCCAATCAACTTGTATACGGTCAACTGGAATGTGCAATATAACCGAAACAATCAGACCTATCGGATGATGATTTCGGTTTGCTACCTTGTGGTTAAAGGGCTTTTACAGACCAACGCGGATGGAAGTACATGCCTGATGGATTTCCTGGACGAGCAGCGCATGAGCCGTTTGTACGAGAAATTTCTTCTGGAATATTACCGGACGGAGTTCACGGAGTTGGAAGTTAATGCATCACAGGTTGCATGGCAGCTGGATAATGGATTTAATGAAATGTTGCCGACGATGCAAACGGATGTCACCTTGCAGCGCGATAGCACAGTTTTGATTCTGGATGCTAAATATTATGCGCATACCACGCAGATACGGTTCGATACCCATACGATCCATTCCCATAATCTGTATCAAATCTTCACCTATGTAAAAAACAAAGAGTATGAAATGAGAGGCAAGCCCCATACAGTTTCCGGCATGCTTTTGTATGCGAAAACGGACGAGCAGATCCAGCCAGACCACACATATCAGATGAGCGGCAACCAAATCAGTGTGAAAACACTGGACCTTAATTGTCCGTTTGATGAGATCAAGGACCAGCTGAATATAATCGTGCAGGAACATTTTGGGGTGAGTAAGCACTAA
- a CDS encoding HD domain-containing protein translates to MVCQLTPAQEARMYEILRGIADDPHALEMQQFIQHGTVTTYEHCLRVTRIAYWLNLHWHCHADEVSLVRGAFLHDFYLYDWHNCSNITHWHGFKHPLIARYNADAVFQLNNKERNIIQTHMWPLTITQLPRCREACLVCLADKMSSSWETLMERRAKREASHAARS, encoded by the coding sequence ATGGTTTGCCAGCTGACGCCGGCGCAGGAAGCACGTATGTACGAGATCCTGCGCGGCATTGCCGATGACCCCCACGCGCTGGAGATGCAGCAGTTCATCCAGCACGGCACCGTCACCACCTACGAGCATTGCCTGCGGGTGACCCGCATCGCCTACTGGCTCAACCTGCACTGGCATTGCCATGCCGATGAAGTCAGCCTGGTGCGCGGCGCGTTTTTGCACGATTTTTATCTGTACGATTGGCACAACTGTTCCAACATCACCCACTGGCACGGCTTTAAGCACCCCCTAATTGCACGCTACAACGCCGATGCGGTGTTTCAGCTCAACAACAAGGAGCGCAATATCATCCAGACCCACATGTGGCCGCTGACCATCACCCAACTGCCCCGCTGCCGCGAGGCCTGCCTTGTCTGCCTGGCGGACAAGATGTCTTCCAGCTGGGAGACGTTGATGGAGCGCCGCGCCAAGCGGGAAGCCAGCCACGCCGCCCGCAGCTGA
- a CDS encoding DUF2975 domain-containing protein: protein MKFWDDEKSITLTRCVVVAALIGSISMTLGGPWVTAWFIAVAGLRPSTGLTATLLVLGYACAALAIGMLVSLYKFLRRIEKGEVFVPENVAALRRISWCCAGAAVLCLAAVFICYRPFAVLAAAAGFMALLVRVLKNAFAQAVRMKNELDYTI from the coding sequence ATGAAATTTTGGGACGACGAAAAAAGCATCACGCTGACACGGTGCGTGGTGGTGGCCGCACTCATCGGCAGCATTTCCATGACGCTGGGCGGGCCGTGGGTGACGGCGTGGTTCATTGCAGTGGCAGGGCTGCGCCCTAGCACAGGCCTGACCGCCACACTGCTGGTGCTGGGCTATGCCTGCGCGGCGCTGGCTATCGGCATGCTGGTCAGCCTGTACAAATTCTTGCGCCGTATCGAGAAAGGCGAGGTCTTTGTGCCCGAGAACGTCGCGGCGCTGCGGCGCATCAGCTGGTGCTGTGCCGGGGCGGCGGTGCTCTGCTTGGCAGCGGTTTTCATCTGCTACCGGCCCTTTGCGGTGCTGGCCGCAGCCGCTGGGTTTATGGCGCTGCTGGTGCGGGTGCTGAAAAACGCCTTTGCTCAGGCCGTGCGCATGAAAAACGAACTGGACTATACAATTTAA
- a CDS encoding helix-turn-helix transcriptional regulator has protein sequence MPIVVNLDVMMARRHKGAGELAEEIGITPANLSILKNNKAKAVRFSTLEALCKALDCQPGELLEYVEEEP, from the coding sequence ATGCCCATTGTCGTAAACCTGGATGTGATGATGGCCCGCCGCCACAAAGGCGCGGGAGAACTGGCCGAGGAGATCGGCATCACCCCGGCGAATCTGTCCATCCTGAAAAACAACAAAGCCAAAGCCGTGCGGTTCTCCACGCTGGAAGCCCTGTGTAAGGCGCTGGATTGCCAGCCGGGCGAGCTGCTGGAGTACGTGGAAGAGGAACCATGA
- a CDS encoding DUF4173 domain-containing protein produces MKYSHQEGEIRPLYSSVPKNQCFWPWAVVGSYPLAYFYLRCILFGEAGRYRGWAMTAFAVVFLLGVEAAARVCRRTAARETPLWAACWLALSVTLAVPGHFYFLGLVQELAWHLLAIWCVLARCGMLAQGHTGVLAPLDALAGCFTLPFGSFFARAGAVFSALRGLAVRRVGAKKWLAAIGTLVLTAVLCSFAAAQLAAADVHFAALGTWLTAMWQNFWSARLLSELFNILLSLPVGAWLFGLVYGAARRDGPPCDGPAFYKALAPYKRLPRLTCGIATGALCALYSLFFALQLAEWTAAMGGPGLTAPEASAFAVDGFWELLRIQLLDIAVLAGVHFLAKRPLPKALAALFCGFGVAFALLAGAKLAAYIRLFGFTPRRVAAGWFLIVLLVWGVLLLVRVFKPIPAARIGIAVLAVSFVVLGCTDPDRRIAEATLTRWEQGIDPMLDTGVLSACGATQYSGEEKEPLLMSTTTRLVQDGWFIGRSLDDIYQLYYFDRDDQTVYSTRLDATHTLRLTVQGNTCTAAELLTA; encoded by the coding sequence ATGAAATACTCCCATCAAGAGGGCGAGATCCGTCCCCTTTATTCAAGTGTACCCAAAAATCAATGCTTTTGGCCCTGGGCGGTGGTGGGTAGTTATCCGCTGGCCTACTTTTACCTGCGCTGCATCCTGTTTGGGGAGGCTGGCCGTTACCGCGGCTGGGCCATGACCGCCTTTGCCGTGGTCTTTCTGCTGGGCGTTGAGGCTGCCGCCCGCGTCTGCCGCCGCACCGCTGCCAGGGAGACGCCACTTTGGGCCGCGTGCTGGCTGGCACTGTCGGTCACGTTAGCGGTGCCAGGGCACTTTTACTTCCTCGGTCTTGTGCAGGAGCTGGCGTGGCATCTGCTGGCCATCTGGTGCGTGCTGGCCCGCTGCGGCATGCTGGCCCAGGGGCACACCGGGGTGTTGGCCCCGCTGGATGCCCTGGCCGGGTGCTTCACCCTGCCGTTTGGCAGCTTTTTTGCGCGGGCGGGTGCCGTTTTCTCCGCCCTGCGCGGGCTGGCCGTGCGGCGCGTCGGGGCCAAAAAGTGGCTGGCGGCGATAGGTACACTGGTGCTGACGGCGGTGCTGTGCAGCTTTGCCGCCGCCCAGCTGGCCGCCGCCGATGTCCACTTTGCCGCCCTGGGCACCTGGCTTACCGCGATGTGGCAAAATTTCTGGAGCGCCCGCCTGCTGAGTGAGCTGTTCAACATCCTGCTGTCGCTGCCCGTGGGCGCGTGGCTGTTCGGGTTGGTCTACGGCGCCGCCCGGCGGGACGGCCCGCCCTGTGACGGCCCTGCTTTTTATAAAGCACTGGCTCCTTACAAGCGCCTGCCCCGGCTGACCTGCGGCATTGCCACGGGTGCCTTATGCGCACTGTACAGTCTGTTTTTTGCCCTGCAATTGGCTGAGTGGACCGCCGCCATGGGCGGCCCGGGCCTGACCGCACCCGAAGCCTCGGCCTTTGCGGTGGACGGATTCTGGGAGCTGCTGCGCATCCAACTGCTGGACATTGCCGTGCTGGCGGGGGTGCATTTCCTCGCAAAGAGGCCGCTGCCTAAAGCGCTGGCGGCACTGTTCTGCGGTTTCGGCGTGGCGTTTGCACTGCTGGCCGGGGCCAAGCTGGCGGCGTATATCCGGCTGTTCGGCTTCACGCCGCGCAGGGTCGCGGCCGGGTGGTTCCTGATAGTGCTGCTGGTGTGGGGCGTGCTGTTGTTGGTGCGGGTGTTCAAGCCTATCCCGGCGGCGCGCATCGGCATTGCGGTGCTGGCCGTCAGCTTTGTGGTGCTGGGCTGCACTGACCCCGACCGCCGCATTGCTGAGGCGACCCTGACCCGCTGGGAACAGGGCATAGACCCCATGCTGGATACCGGCGTGTTGTCCGCTTGTGGGGCCACCCAGTACAGCGGCGAGGAAAAGGAACCTCTGCTGATGTCCACCACCACCCGCCTGGTGCAAGACGGCTGGTTCATCGGGCGCAGCCTGGACGATATATACCAACTGTACTATTTTGATAGAGATGACCAAACTGTATATTCAACCCGACTGGATGCTACCCACACATTACGCCTGACTGTGCAGGGCAATACCTGCACCGCCGCCGAACTGCTGACTGCATAA
- a CDS encoding sigma-70 family RNA polymerase sigma factor, which produces MWGILGVFLQAAAGQILYLALHLESGSFPRPLSPAAERAAFAALRTGGVAGRDARDQLVRHNLRLVAHVCKKYYAATSNQDDLISIGTIGLIKAVDTFDPARASKFASYASRCIENELRMELRKIRREGAAVSLQEPLESGSGQLTLADTLPDDTVMEDDCERRADAARLRRLVDTLPARERALLQLRYGLGGERPATQQQTADKLGISRSYVSRLEKRALTRLMNAWRR; this is translated from the coding sequence ATGTGGGGCATTTTGGGCGTGTTTTTGCAGGCGGCAGCCGGGCAGATTTTGTATTTGGCGCTGCATCTCGAAAGCGGCAGCTTCCCGCGGCCGCTTTCCCCGGCGGCCGAGCGTGCGGCCTTTGCAGCCCTGCGCACGGGCGGTGTGGCCGGGCGGGATGCCCGCGACCAGCTGGTGCGGCACAACCTGCGGCTGGTGGCCCATGTGTGCAAGAAATACTATGCTGCCACGTCCAATCAGGATGACCTGATCTCCATCGGCACCATCGGGCTTATCAAGGCGGTGGATACCTTTGATCCCGCCCGCGCCAGCAAGTTTGCCAGCTACGCGAGCCGTTGCATCGAGAACGAGCTACGAATGGAACTGAGAAAAATTCGGCGTGAAGGTGCGGCTGTTTCGCTGCAGGAGCCACTGGAATCCGGCAGCGGACAGCTGACTTTGGCCGACACCCTGCCCGATGACACCGTGATGGAAGACGATTGCGAGCGCCGCGCCGATGCCGCCCGCCTGCGCCGCCTGGTGGATACCCTGCCTGCGCGGGAACGGGCGCTGCTGCAGCTGCGCTACGGCCTGGGCGGGGAGCGTCCGGCTACCCAGCAGCAGACTGCCGACAAGCTGGGTATCAGCCGCAGCTATGTTTCCCGGTTGGAGAAACGCGCCCTGACTCGGTTGATGAACGCCTGGCGCCGATGA